GACACAAGTTTTGTTGGATACTTACCAAGTTAAATGGGTCATGCTTGTGTCATTGAGTCCAGAGTCCTGCAAGTACCTGTAAAGCAATAGATTTAGTGTCTGGTTGATTTGGAAGATCTTAACCAAAGACTCACTCAGGGAGAGAACGGTATGGGTGGAAGACAACAAGATAGAAGTTCAAAGCTTCCAAGACCTTCATCTCCATCTCCAGAATATCCTTAATCTCATACCTAAACTTCTCATCAGCATCTGCCATGTGAGAAGCATCCAAATTCATCAGAAGCCAAGTAAAAGATAGAGCAAAATCAAAAGAAAGTTTGAAGCTAATTACACAATTTTTTGATGTAGAAGACAAGAATCTTGGCATGGACCACACTCTCCTCTGCTTTGCAAGCCAGGTACAAGCAGGTGGGAGCAACAAGCCTAGGCTCATACTCTGTCAAACTCTTTCTGCCAACAAACAACAACATTACACATAAACAAATCAATGACCAAGCCTTGTTGTCACAAGATTACTAATCATCAAAAGCCATACCTTGTGTAAACACGGCGCATATAGGTTACAGCAGTTGCAACAACTCTGAATCATATTAAAAACAAAAACAAAAAAACAAATCAGTCAGCATTGTACAAAGATAATCACAGAGTGGTTATCTCATCAAAAAAGACTTCACCTTTGCCTAATCTTAATGTGTTGTGCCAGCTTCGATATGTCTGAAACGAACAAAGAATGTGAATTTGACAATCCATACATACAGAACAAGATTCAAGACATAATAGATGATTAATGAGATCAAAACCAAAGACATACAGTTCGACATGTGAAGCTTAATGAGTCTGAAATCTTCGAGAGAGATTCCTCTCTGAGCATCAAGAGGATGAACAACATTAATCTCTTCTGGGTCCTTAAGCTCTTTGCTGTCCGAACAAAACCCGGAAAACAAAAAACAAAAAGATGTAAGGAAACATATGATTACAGAAACTGAAACAATTATCTCTAAAGAAGAACGATCTGTAATATCTGATTGAAAGTTTGAAACTTTACTAGTGCGTTGATGTCCAGAAATTGGAAGCCATTTTCTCTCCTTGATCCCCTCAACAAGCAGATACCATCAATAAAAAGGGCTTCCCTTTTTCTTTTCTTTTAATTTGTGGTGGAGTATGTAAAAGTTAGGTAACACAGAAGCTTAGCCAGACTCAACATTTCCGGCTTCTAAACCAGAATCAGAATCGGAAATTTGTAAAAGTTTCAGGAATTTTGATTTCAGTAAACTTCTAAAATGTTTTGAATCATCAATTTGGATGGTCCATAACCTACCCATACAAGTTCAACGCTAGAGTCCATTGGATTTACATCCAGCCACATGGTAGACCCATTCAATTTTATGTCTTTATGAGTTTGATCATGTCATTATGTAGAGTATCTTTGTAATCAATTCTCCCTTTGACACCACCTTGTATGAACCACTATATATAGTGATGTAAACAATAAGAAATAGACAACACATTCTCACAAATTTTCTCTCAAATCTTAAGACGTTATCAGCACGAGACTTTCTCCACCTAAGCAATCCCATCCGCCCGCGGTCATCTCTTTTCCGGCCATCTCTTCCGGCCCTCAGCTATGCTCCGCCGGCCAAGTCTATCCCTCTCACGGTTTTCCGGCCAGCTCCTCCACCTCTCTCTCAACCAGCTCATCCGCGGATTAGCTCTCTCTCACGGTGGTCCATTCAGATCAATTTGGTGTTTTCTAAAAGGTAAACTAATCTATCCATAAAATCTAAGAACACCACATATCTGAATCCTGATTATTAGATCTATTTGAATCATAAAACTTATAAGATCTAAAATTATCACAAATATTAATCTTGAATCTAAGATCTATATGAATCTTGATTCTACAATTATTTGAATCTCTAAAGATCTAAGAATCTCTAAAAACTTATAAAACTTATTAATAATCTAAGATCTATATGAATCTTGTTTCTAAGAACTATTTGAAATTATAAAAGATATTAGAGAAAATCATAAACCCCTTTTAGCTAGCAAGCCTTAAAATCGGTTCCCCTTTCTCCTATTTTGATCCGGCCTTAAATCTGGATTGACTAAAGGATTGAAACTCATAATCTTTGTTTGGCCGTATTACCGGCTGTATAGCCGGATGAATAAGCTGGCCATCAAAATCTTAATCCCATTCGATGTGCTTACCGATCCAAATCGGCCCTTATCCACATCAAAATCTCAAATCCCCTTGTTTGTTTTATAACCGGATATGTATCTTGATGGCCATTATCTAGAACCTTAATAACCTTATAACTTGGCGTCCCAAGCTATATGGTATGGTACATAGTTGTTCAGTTGGCCAGCCTTATATCTCAATGTTTGGAATGGTTTCCTTTAATAAAACTCAGATTTTATCTCATGCACCTTTCTTTCTTTCCGAAGTTCCTTAGAATTTATGGAACTTTATTTGGAACATTTATTTGGTCTATCTTATATAGATTTTGTAGCAACTTGGTTGTGTCTTTAAGACATCAAAACTGTGTGGTGCTAAGCTGAGATGACATAGTCATTCTTTCTCTTGGGTCAATGTGTCTGGCATTTTATTTTGCTATCATTGTAGCATATGGACGTCTATAAATTATTTTCTAGTCCGAAGATCTTTGCCAAGACATTGATGGTTGATACCAGATGGTAGATACCACTCTTTATCATTCTTTATACCAGCTTATTACTTTTCTCCTTTTATTGTTGGATATTCGTATTCATAAACCTTATGTAATCCTTGTTCTTTGGCCTATAATGAGATCACCCATTTTGGCTCAAAGTTTCTTTTAAACTTATGGAGAAAGTATATTCATAATACATATCCAACATATATTCCCAATCCTCTTTATGAGATTCTAAGATCACNNNNNNNNNNNNNNNNNNNNNNNNNNNNNNNNNNNNNNNNNNNNNNNNNNNNNNNNNNNNNNNNNNNNNNNNNNNNNNNNNNNNNNNNNNNNNNNNNNNNTGTAAACCCCCAATGGACTCTAGTCTTGAACTTGTATGGTATAGGTTATGAACCATCCACTTTATGATTTAAAAATATTATTTTTAAAACATGTTGGAAGGTTATGCTAGTGTTAACAATTCACGCTTTCATTTAAAAAAAAACTCAATGTCATAGATTTGTAAAAATATAAAATTTAAAATTGATAGTACTAAAATATAGAAAATATTAAAAATATGAAAATATCAAAACTAATACTATAAATTATCATTGTGCATAATAATTTTTTTATAAGAGACTTTGCATATATAGTAAAATATATTGTGATAGATATTTGTGGAGAATGAGGCATAAGAATCCTCTTTATATGTTAGGTAAAGCTAGGTACCACAGAAGCTTAGTCAGACTGTGCATTTCCGGCTTCGAAACCGGAATCAGAATTCTGAAATTTGTGAAAGCTCTAAGAATTTTGCTTTCAATAAACACGTTGGAAAGTTATGCTACCGTTAAGGAATCATGCTTTCATTTAGATAAAATAAAAACTCAACGTCGTAGATTAGTAAAAATATAAAATTCAAAATGATGGTAATAAAAATATGCAAATATCAAAACTAATACTATAAATTATCATTGTGCATAATAATGTTCTTATAAGAGACTTTGCATATATATAGTAAAGTATATTGTGATAGATATTTTTGGAGAATGAGGCATAAGAATCCCCTTTATATGTTATGTAAAGCTAGGTACACCATAAGCATAGTCAGACTCTGCATTTCTGGCTTTCGATCCGCAATCAGAATTCGAAAATTTGTGAAAGCTCTAAGAATTTTTTTTTTAATAGACTTCCAAAAATATATTTTTAAAAACACTTTGGAAGGTTATGCTACCGTTAAGGAATCACGCTTTCATTAGAAAAAAATCTCAACGTCATGAATAAGTAAAAATATAAAATTCAAAATTGATAGTATTAAAATATATAAAATATTTAAAAGTATGCCAATATCAAAACTAATACTATAAATTATCAATGTGCATAATAATGTTCTTATAAGAGACTTTGCATATATAGTAAAATATATTGTGATAGATATTTTTGGAGAATGAGGCATAAGAATCCTCTTTATATGTTATGTAAAGCTAGGTACCACGTAAGCATAGTCAGACTCTGCATTTCCGGTTTTGGAACCAGAATCAGAATTCAAAAATTTGTGAAAACGCTAAGACTTTTGTTTTTAATAGACTTCCAAATATATATTAATAAAAGCACGTTGGAAGGTTATACTACCGTTAAGGAATCACGCTTTCACTTTTTTTTAAACTAAACGTCATGAATAAGTAAAAATATAAAATTCAAAATTGATAGTATTAAAATGTACAAAATATTTAAAAGTATGCAAATATCAAAACTAATACTATAAATTATCATTGTGCATAATAATTTTCTTATAAGAGACTTTGCATATATAGTAAAATATATTGTGATAGATATCTTTGGAGAATGAGGCATAAGAATCTTATTTATATGTTATGTAAAGCTATGTACCACATAAGCATAGTTAGACTCTGCATTTCCGGCTTCAGAACCGGAATCAAAATCGGAAATTTTTGAAACTCCCAGAATCATGCTTCTAATAAACTTCCGAAAATATATTTTATAAACAAGTTGGAAGCTTACGTTTCTGTTAGCGAACTTCCATTAAAAAACAACTCAATATCGTGAATAAGTGAATAAGTAAACATATAAAATTATATTTTTATTTTACATAAAATTCAAAATTAATAATATCAAAATATAGAAAATATAAAATACCAAAATATCAACATTAGTACTATAAATTATTTATGCATAATAATGTTTTTATAAGAGACTTTTCATTTATTAAAATAAATTGTGATAGATATTTGTGAACTACTAAAAATAATTAATTTGATAACATTTTTATAAGCTTAAACTAACATCTGTTAGTATTTTTATAATTAAAATATTAAGTCAGCTAACTGGAATAAAAAATATTATAACTGAATAAGTGATTTTTATTTGAATCATATATTGTTAGTCAAAAGTCTTATAAAAAACATTTTTGTCTTATATCCTTTATATACTAAAACACAAGTCACTTGGCTAATTAGAATTTGACACATGGATCCTATTTTATTTTTTTAAGATTACAAAATTATGCATAAAATAATAAAAGCAAAAATAAGAAAAGAAAAAAGGTGAAGAGAACGCACGATCTTTAACAATTGAATCCAATCCAGTAATCTCTTCCAACGGTTCTTCTTGCCCACACTCCACGATCACCATTCATATCAGTTTCTTATAACTACCTTCATTCGTGTGTTATGGTCTGAGTGCTTCACAAATATTTTTTTTTAATTATAATAGAGCAAATCGAATATATTATATACAAATTGAATACTCTAAATATATGGATTCTATTATGTTTAGTTTCGTTGTTTTTTTTATTCATTATATCAAATCTAAGACCATGATTAACCCGGGTTCTTAGGGTGGAGTTCTTAGCTTCGGTTAAGAACCGTTTCTTAGCTTTTAACTAAGAAAAGCTAAGAACCGGCTCTTAAATAAGAGATATAAGAGTCGGTTAGTGTAAAAAAAAAGTGTCAAATCATGAGTTAAGAACCCCAGATTAAGAGCCCGAGTTAATCATGCTCTAAGAAAACCTATTTTAATGAAGACTTATTTACAAAAAAAATAAGAGTTCAAAAAATAACCGAATAGATCAAACGTAATATTTTAACTACATTTCTGCATGTATGTATGTACCTTAATTTTCAAACTCTTTGTTTGATTAATGCAGCCACGGCTAAATGGAGTACTGAGGTAATAATAAGTATATAGGACTCCCATTATATAATCACTCTCTTACTCTTTTCCATTATACAAATCTGTTTTTTTCTTCTTCTTTTTTTGACAAATGTTTTTTTCTTCTTCCCAATAGCTTATTCTTAGGAAACAAATGAACAAAATATTTGGCTGATCAGACCTTAATACTGGTTGGAAATATGAACGTAAATATTTTAACACTTTTCTTTCGGTTAACCATGGAATCTTCCAATGTTTTTTTGAGTTTTTTCAGCAAGAAGTGTATTGGTTTATAATGGTCAAATGATAGGCTAGGTCATCTTACCACCGAGGAACCTGAAATTGGCATATTGGCGCTGACTGAATTGATCAAATGCTATTTATTCTATTCCTATTATTTGAACTGATGAGTTGATTATAAATGTATTTGAAACCAGTTATTTGTTGTCTCTTATTTGATCAATATAATTCCAAAAAGTAACACTTAACTAAAATTGTTTATTACATTTTACTCAAAACATATTAAATTATATGTAATTATTGATTTGTTTTTCTAATAAATAATATTTTTATTTTATTTTGCAATATGCCTAAAAAAATGAGTCAACCCGCGCTATTGCGCGAGCAAATATCTAGTATATATTAGGTGACTCATCCGTACCCATGCATGGGCATAAACCTTTTTAAGAAACCAAAATGTAATAATTTTGGGTAATTTTTATTAGTTTTTGTTATATTTGTTTGTGTATTTTCATGTTATTTTAATTAAATTTTTATTTATAAATTATTTAGCTACAGTGTTATAATTTTTTGTGCAATATATTCAACTTGGCCATAACATTTATTTTTTAAATTCTAAAATTTAGTGTACAAATGATCTTAAATGTGTTAATTATTTTGGATTCAACTTTTACCAATTTTTTCTCGAACTTCTTAACCAAGTCATTGCCTTTAGTTGTTGCATGAATACAGTTTCTTTTCTTCAATTTTGATTTTTATAATTATAGGATTAATAGAAATTGAAAGATGTGATTTTTAAAAATTATATCATCATCAATCAAAACCATCTCAATAGAAACAGGTTCTTTCAGATATTTTCTTTCCAAAAACCTCATAATGTTTATTTTAATCTTGCATATATCTAAAGTACAATTAAATTTTCGGATGGAAGTCATGGAAATTATTTTCCTACCAAGGAAAGACATATTTTATATGAATAAAAAATATATTCTGTGAACGATGAATAATTGACTGATATTTTATATTATTGTCGATAGTTTAATAGTTTATATTTATGAAAATCAGTTGTTTATTAATGATTTTTTAAGCATTTAAATATTATTAGGATTAAGACTTTATAATGTAAAAACAAATTGCAGAAATTGAGCTGGATATTTTTGTAGAAATAAAAAATTGTATAACTATCAAAAGGTATAATCACATAGTTTCCTTTTTTATTAAGAAAGAAGATATTTGAAATATATCAAACTTTTGCATTTTATGGTAAAAATATTTCCTTTTTCATAAAATATGGTTTTATTAATAAAAACTAATATAAAATGAAATATTTCTAGATATTGTCTTTTATATGAAATTACTTTTTATAAAAATTTAATTATAAAAGGAATGTATCAATAAAAATAAAATATTAATAATGATGGTTATAATAATAAAATCAATTAATAATAAACCATCGTAATACGGTTTTATTAATAAAATGAAAATAAAATAGAAATATTTATAGATATTTTATGAAATTTTTTTTTGATAACAATTTGGTTATAAAAGGAATGTATTAACGAAAAGAAAATATAAATAATGGCAATTATATAATAAACTCAATTCATTCAGGGTATCATGTAATAAACTACTGTGAGAGTTAACGTGAACGTGCCACATAGTAAAGTGACTTCTCAAATAATATTATAAAGATATAGCTTCCAACACGTACCTTCTTAATTTAAAAAAAAATTGCTTATACGCTTCCATACGATTTTGATTCCACGTACCTGCTTCCGATTCTATACAACATAGATATAAAGTAACCTAAGCAGACATGCCTCTTCATTTGGGATAAAAGGTCTGGTAATAACTGGGAACAAAGCCTATACTGTGGGCTTGGGATAATATTGGAGATTGATTAGGGTAGGCGTTAGGTTTTCCGTTCAGTTTCGATTCAGGTATTTCAATTTTTTGGATTTTTGGTTCTAGAAATTTAAGTACCATTCGGTTCAAATAACAAAGTTGGGAAACGACAATATCCGAAGAAGTTTTGGATCCAATCCGATTTTAGTTTTTGGATAATACCAGATATTATGGGTAAAAACGTCGGATAATTAAGGTTTTTCATGTTGTTCCGATAAAAATGTTAGGTAATTTGGATAATTTTATATATTTTGGGATAAAAAAATATTTGAATAATTCAGATTTTTTGGATAATTCGGTTTATAAATAGTATTTCAAGATATCTGGTTATTTAAAAACTAAATATAATATATACTTTTAGGTATATAATCTGTATTTTAAAGTTTTGGATACCCATTTGGTTTCAATTTTCCGGTTCCAGAAATATAAATCCGTCTGGGTATTTATGAAATTTGGTTCAATTTTGCTTATTTTAGTTAGGTATATAAGTCTAAAGATTGTATGAACTCGATATAAAGAAACTCTTCTTTACTAGCTTAAGAATTACTCAAAGCTTAAGCACACAAAAACACACAATCTCTAAAACTCTCTAAAAGGTATGCAACACTCTTGCAACTCTTTATATAGAGACTATATTTCCTAAACTCATTAGGAATACATATTTCCTTTTCTCCAATCCTATACTCATTAGGATTAATGGTGTAACTTAACTCCTAAGCTATCTTTATGTTTATCTCCAACATTCTCCCCCTTAAAATTAAAGTTAACTTCTTCAATATCTAGAACTCCAACAAGATCCTTTATTTCCTTGAACTTGATTCTTCCCAAAGCTTTAGTTAACATGTCTGCCTTTTGTTCTGCTCCTGGCACATGTTGGACGTCAACTTGCTCGTTCTCAATGCATTCTCGAATGAAGTGATAGCGCTTATGTATATGCTTACTCTGACCGTGGAAGACCGGATTCTTGGTGAGGGCAATAGCCGATTTGTTATCAAGCCGTACCACTATCTTTTGCCTTGGTTGACCCGTAACCTCTTCGAGCAAATCTTGAAGCCATATGGCTTGTTTTGCAGCTTCAGTTGCAGCCATAAACTCAGCTTCACAAGATGATAGTGCTACTGTCTCTTGTTTTTGAGAACACCAAGTGATAGGACAATCATTCAAGTAAAAGATGTGGCCTGTAGTACTCCTACCATCATCATCATCAATATTATAGCTTGAATCACTAAAGCCTTGGATCTCCATTGTAGTCGCTTGCTTGTATACGAGGCCTAGTGTCGTTGATCCTTTAAGATACCTCAGAACGTGCTTTAACGCGGCTCCATGGGATCTTTTGGGATTGTGCATGTACCTGCTGAGTAGTCCTACACAGAACGCAAGGTCTGGGCGCGTGTGAAGTAAATAGCGA
This genomic interval from Brassica oleracea var. oleracea cultivar TO1000 chromosome C2, BOL, whole genome shotgun sequence contains the following:
- the LOC106319480 gene encoding cyclin-C1-2, with translation MASNFWTSTHYKELKDPEEINVVHPLDAQRGISLEDFRLIKLHMSNYISKLAQHIKIRQRVVATAVTYMRRVYTRKSLTEYEPRLVAPTCLYLACKAEESVVHAKILVFYIKKLYADEKFRYEIKDILEMEMKVLEALNFYLVVFHPYRSLPEYLQDSGLNDTSMTHLTWGLVNDTYKMDLILTHPPHLITIACIYVASVYKERDIKTWFEELSADMNIVKNIAMEILDFYENHRMFTEERVHAAFNKLATSP